In Miscanthus floridulus cultivar M001 chromosome 5, ASM1932011v1, whole genome shotgun sequence, one genomic interval encodes:
- the LOC136452659 gene encoding uncharacterized protein, whose protein sequence is MATAVDRQLDGIAPAETAPPPVQKRRGWIKRMMYSPLAAAVAEKGAAAADDDDDDDGAATRTTKPRRGGGWLRRLMVPPPREHRRQRKLGDGGGSASRLLAGLPRWKRISIGGGWASALLDAAAFRVMYVVEAVVLGLALSCFFCCCGCQI, encoded by the coding sequence ATGGCGACGGCCGTAGACCGTCAGCTGGACGGCATAGCTCCGGCCGagacggcgccgccgccggtgcaGAAGCGCAGGGGGTGGATCAAGCGGATGATGTACTCGCCCCTGGCAGCAGCGGTAGCCGAGAAGGGGGCAGCAgccgccgacgacgacgatgacgacgacggcgcggcgACGAGGACGACGAAGCCGCGGCGAGGAGGCGGGTGGCTGCGGCGACTGATGGTGCCGCCGCCGCGGGAGCACCGCCGGCAGCGGAAgctgggcgacggcggcgggtcgGCGTCCAGGCTGCTGGCCGGGCTGCCGAGGTGGAAGCGCATCTCCATCGGCGGCGGGTGGGCGTCGGCGCTGCTGGACGCCGCCGCGTTCCGCGTCATGTACGTGGTGGAGGCCGTCGTGCTGGGCCTCGCGCTCTCCTGCTTCTTCTGCTGCTGCGGCTGCCAGATTTGA